Proteins encoded within one genomic window of Lampris incognitus isolate fLamInc1 chromosome 1, fLamInc1.hap2, whole genome shotgun sequence:
- the ppiaa gene encoding peptidyl-prolyl cis-trans isomerase A produces MAANPQVFFDISAGGKPLGRVVMELYADIVPKTAENFRALCTGEKGYGYKSSTFHRVIPGFMCQGGDFTNHNGTGGKSIYGEKFADENFKLKHDGAGTLSMANAGPNTNGSQFFICTASTTWLDGKHVVFGKVVNGMDIIRAVEGHGSKNGKTSTTIAIADCGQL; encoded by the exons ATGGCCGCTAACCCGCAAGTTTTCTTCGACATCTCCGCCGGCGGCAAGCCGCTCGGCCGCGTGGTGATGGAG CTCTATGCCGACATCGTCCCCAAGACGGCTGAGAACTTCCGAGCACTGTGCACTGGTGAGAAGGGGTACGGCTACAAGAGCTCCACTTTCCACCGTGTCATCCCAGGATTCATGTGCCAG GGTGGAGATTTCACCAACCACAATGGAACCGGTGGCAAGTCCATCTACGGAGAAAAGTTTGCTGATGAGAACTTCAAGCTGAAGCATGATGGTGCCGGTACCCTGTCCATGGCCAACGCCGGACCCAACACCAACGGATCCCAGTTCTTCATCTGCACAGCTAGTACAACCTG GCTGGATGGGAAGCATGTTGTCTTTGGTAAAGTGGTGAATGGTATGGACATCATCAGAGCGGTGGAGGGTCACGGTTCCAAGAACGGTAAAACCTCGACCACAATTGCCATCGCCGACTGTGGGCAGCTCTGA